From the genome of Carnobacterium viridans:
AGAACGCGTCTCAAAATGGTTCCATGGCTGCAAGCTCCTCCTATTCCTCCAAAAATTTCTGGAATGTGTTAAAAGAAACTCAATTAATTACTAACCAACGTCAAATGTTGCAGAACCGCTTTTTTGCTATTCATTTTCTTTAATTTTTCTTAACCATTTTTCTAATTGGTCAACTGTCTGTTCTTGCTGTTGTTCGGGTGAAATGGTGGCAGGAAGATCACCCTCTTGGTCTCCATAATCGCCAAAACCAGCATGATTGCCTCCTTCAATAGTATAGAATGAGGTAGTAGCAGGTAAATAATCCTTGCCGAGCTGATAGGTCTCTTCATTAACTACGCCATCATTAGAGCCAATAAGGGAAAGAACTGAAATAGGCAGTTTATCTAACCGTCCCTTTTCATCTGGGTAACTAGCTAGTAAAAAAACACCTTTTAAAGATTCTGAATAACTTTCATTGGCAAAGCGACTAGCCATCACACCACCTAAGGAATGACCACCTATAACAAAATCTTGAATCTTTTCATCAGTGATAATGGTTTCTGCTTTATTTGCATCAGTTACAGCAAGGTTCAAAGCATGCTTAACAAGGTAAACGGGATATCCTTTTTCAGCAAGTTTTGCCGCAATGGAACTGTAACTTTTTTCTTCTACAAGGCCACCTTGATAAAAGAGGATAGAAATAGATTGTTGTTCATTTAATGGACTGAAAATAATCGCATCTGAGGATTCTTCAACCCTATATTGATCAGTAGTCTCTGTTTCATTTAATGCGTCACTTAAAGGTTGATAGGTTTTAGACTGTACAAAAAACAAACTGCCTAGTAAAACCAAAATGAAAAAAATAAAACAACCAATTAAAATTTTATAGCTGCGCTTCATAAATACTCCTTTCAAAAAAATAATTTAAATAAAGTCGAACAAAAAAAGTGTATCATATAATTTGTTGTATTCGTTAGATAAATCAAACAAAACAAAGTGAATAATCTACATTTGTATAAATTACTCAAGAATTGTGCTAAAATGTATAGTGGGAATACATGGAGTCATAAGATAAAATTTAAAAATAGAAATAGGTATTAGGAGAGATATAAATGAATGGATATACTATTGCAGTCGTAGGAGCAACAGGAGCTGTAGGAACAAAAATGATTCAAATGTTAGAACAAGCCAATTTTCCAATCAATGAAGTGAAACTCTTAGCTTCGAAACGATCAGCTGGAAAAAAAGCTTTATTTAATGGAAAAGAAATTGAAATCCAAGAAACAACGGCAGATTCTTTTGAAAATGTTGATATTGCATTATTTAGTGCAGGTGGATCAATTTCAAAACAATTTGCTCCTGAAGCAGTAGAACGTGGTGCAGTTGTCATTGATAATACAAGTGCATACCGAATGGATGCTGAAGTGCCTTTAGTCGTTCCGGAAGTAAATGAGGAAGCTATTCGTTCTCATAAAGGAATTATTGCTAACCCGAATTGCTCAACGATTCAAATGATGGTTGCGCTAGAACCCATTCGCAAACAATATGGATTAGATCGGGTCATTGTTTCAACCTATCAAGCAGTAAGCGGAGCTGGAGTTTCAGCTGTTAAAGAAATGAAAGAACAAGCACAACATATGTTGAATGATGAGCCTTATGAAGCGGCTATTTTACCATCAGGTGGAGATAAAAAACATTTTCCAATCGCTTTCAATGCATTGCCACAAATCGATTTGTTTACGGAAGATGGCTATACGTTTGAAGAGTTGAAAATGATCAATGAAACTAAAAAAATTATGGGCGATGATCATATAAAAGTTTCTGCAACATGCGTCCGTATTCCAGTTGTTTCAGGACATTCGGAGTCTGTTTATATTGAAGTAAAGGAAGATGGAGCTAGTGTAGCTTCTATTCAAGAACTCATGAAAAACGCACCAGGTGTAGAGCTTCAAGATGATCCTGATAATCAAGTTTATCCAACAGCTTTGGAAGCAGAAGGTAAAAAAGAAACATTTGTTGGAAGAATTCGGAAAGATCGTGACTTAGATAAGGGTTATCATATGTGGATCGTTTCGGATAACTTAATCAAAGGTGCAGCTTGGAATTCTGTTCAAATTGCTGAAAGCTTACACAAGTTAAAATTAATTAAAACAACTAATTAAGATAGTCGAATTTAAGATAGAGGGTGATGGTATTGGATTTGAAAAAAGCACGCATTATAACCGCGATGACTACTCCATTTGATGAAGAAGGATTAATTGATTATGGACGACTAGAAAAGGTAATCAACTTCTTACTTGAAAATGGAACAGAAGGTTTAGTAGTAGGAGGCACAACTGGAGAATCTCCTACGTTAACTCATGATGAAAAGTTAAATTTATACCGTAAGACAGTTGAATTAGTTGCAGGACGTGTTCCAATCATTGCCGGTACGGGGTCATTTAACACTGCTGAAACGATTGCTTTTACAAAAGAGGTTGAAACTCTTACAGGCATAGATGCAGCACTAGTAGTGACGCCATACTACAGTAAGGCTAACCAAGCTGGTTTGTATGCTCATTTTGAAGCAGTAGCTAAAAATACTAAACTGCCGATTATCATTTATAACGTTCCAGGACGGACTAGTGTTTCGATTGATCCTAAGACAAC
Proteins encoded in this window:
- a CDS encoding alpha/beta hydrolase, which gives rise to MKGVFMKRSYKILIGCFIFFILVLLGSLFFVQSKTYQPLSDALNETETTDQYRVEESSDAIIFSPLNEQQSISILFYQGGLVEEKSYSSIAAKLAEKGYPVYLVKHALNLAVTDANKAETIITDEKIQDFVIGGHSLGGVMASRFANESYSESLKGVFLLASYPDEKGRLDKLPISVLSLIGSNDGVVNEETYQLGKDYLPATTSFYTIEGGNHAGFGDYGDQEGDLPATISPEQQQEQTVDQLEKWLRKIKENE
- a CDS encoding aspartate-semialdehyde dehydrogenase codes for the protein MNGYTIAVVGATGAVGTKMIQMLEQANFPINEVKLLASKRSAGKKALFNGKEIEIQETTADSFENVDIALFSAGGSISKQFAPEAVERGAVVIDNTSAYRMDAEVPLVVPEVNEEAIRSHKGIIANPNCSTIQMMVALEPIRKQYGLDRVIVSTYQAVSGAGVSAVKEMKEQAQHMLNDEPYEAAILPSGGDKKHFPIAFNALPQIDLFTEDGYTFEELKMINETKKIMGDDHIKVSATCVRIPVVSGHSESVYIEVKEDGASVASIQELMKNAPGVELQDDPDNQVYPTALEAEGKKETFVGRIRKDRDLDKGYHMWIVSDNLIKGAAWNSVQIAESLHKLKLIKTTN
- the dapA gene encoding 4-hydroxy-tetrahydrodipicolinate synthase, yielding MDLKKARIITAMTTPFDEEGLIDYGRLEKVINFLLENGTEGLVVGGTTGESPTLTHDEKLNLYRKTVELVAGRVPIIAGTGSFNTAETIAFTKEVETLTGIDAALVVTPYYSKANQAGLYAHFEAVAKNTKLPIIIYNVPGRTSVSIDPKTTIKLSLIENIIGVKECLGLDALSEEIENTPDDFLVYTGEDGNAFPAKCIGATGVISVASHVLGNEMSEMYNLLQEGSMAQAAKIHRQIVPKMNSLFTVPSPAPVKFALNYLGINVGGLRLPLVPCTKAEEDYVLTELNWKK